From bacterium, a single genomic window includes:
- a CDS encoding helix-turn-helix domain-containing protein produces the protein MSSPPEHQHQPEEIARAARIFKALSHPGRLELACRLARGPASQKDLVAATGLPQSSVARLLLPLRELDLIAAAGRGPSGEIALSASSRVIGDLVSTVCDWLHGERSAPAGQEGRG, from the coding sequence ATGAGCAGCCCGCCCGAACACCAGCACCAGCCCGAGGAGATCGCCCGGGCCGCTCGCATCTTCAAGGCCCTGTCTCACCCCGGCCGCCTCGAGCTCGCCTGCCGGCTGGCCCGGGGCCCCGCGAGCCAGAAGGATCTGGTTGCCGCCACGGGCCTGCCCCAGTCGAGCGTTGCGCGGCTGCTCCTGCCCCTGCGCGAGCTGGATCTGATCGCCGCCGCCGGGCGCGGCCCCTCGGGCGAGATCGCCCTCTCGGCGAGCAGTCGGGTGATCGGCGATCTGGTCTCGACGGTCTGCGATTGGCTGCACGGCGAGAGATCGGCGCCCGCCGGTCAGGAGGGACGCGGATGA